From Pelotomaculum schinkii, one genomic window encodes:
- a CDS encoding thiamine pyrophosphate-binding protein, translating to MIYTADKLGKYKGADVVAEYMLKEKIPYMIGYAGHGAIGLLDSFYDKQDQIKIVWPRIETAAGFMADAYYRLTKVPLPVYVSTGPGPALSTCAVANAYYDSSAFLLITGEVTTDQFDTGALQEPYRQHPADFPSVVRNYVKQSYQATTVKQISAFLPKAFKLMQTGRPGPVHLEVPYDVYQTEGETVVPDPENWADSVSWRHGTEPHVITAILKKLKEAKRPLILAGGGVHVSEARDELLKFAECMNIPVYTSLMGKGAMAESHPLHLGVCGCWGHYPAVEAARNADVILVLGCRFSDLHTASWQPGFAYNIPATKLIQIDIDASEIARNYPVDMGVVGDIKTVLGQLIEKAKELNEPGKYDVWFKELNGYKKQWDDFVTPFKTCDDKPIDPRRLIYDIRKVAPKDAIMFSDVGNNQPWIEEFWGSEVPGTHFTAGGFAAMGFGVCGVLGAKLARPETTCINVCGDGGFLMMPHAVATAVQYNLPAVWIIMNNYAIGAIRDLQRFYFGGRQIGTNFETYEGTKYHDGELWNPDFAAMAKSMGGEGVRVENPGDIAPAVEAAIKSQKPTVIDVIINRDIPVPLTSTWQMPPIPPALPTFGKIKIR from the coding sequence ATGATTTACACCGCGGACAAATTAGGTAAATACAAAGGTGCGGATGTCGTTGCTGAGTATATGTTAAAAGAAAAAATTCCTTATATGATTGGATATGCCGGACATGGGGCGATCGGCCTTTTAGATTCTTTTTATGACAAACAAGATCAGATCAAAATAGTTTGGCCCCGTATAGAAACGGCAGCGGGATTTATGGCTGATGCTTATTACCGTCTTACAAAAGTGCCGCTTCCCGTTTATGTTTCAACTGGACCTGGTCCAGCACTTTCAACATGTGCCGTGGCTAACGCATATTATGATTCTTCCGCGTTTTTGCTGATTACCGGAGAAGTGACCACCGATCAATTTGACACTGGTGCCCTGCAGGAACCCTATCGTCAACACCCGGCAGATTTTCCCTCAGTAGTAAGAAATTATGTGAAACAAAGTTATCAGGCTACTACTGTAAAACAGATTTCAGCATTTCTTCCGAAGGCGTTTAAATTGATGCAAACCGGCAGACCTGGTCCAGTTCATCTGGAAGTTCCATACGATGTTTACCAGACAGAAGGTGAAACAGTAGTTCCGGATCCTGAAAACTGGGCGGACTCCGTTTCCTGGCGTCATGGTACAGAACCTCATGTTATTACAGCCATCCTTAAGAAATTAAAGGAAGCAAAAAGACCTTTGATTTTGGCTGGAGGCGGTGTCCACGTATCGGAAGCCAGAGATGAACTGCTAAAATTTGCAGAATGTATGAATATTCCTGTCTATACTTCCCTCATGGGTAAGGGCGCTATGGCGGAAAGCCATCCGCTTCATTTAGGCGTTTGTGGTTGCTGGGGGCATTATCCCGCTGTTGAAGCTGCCCGCAATGCCGATGTAATTCTGGTTCTGGGGTGCAGGTTCTCCGATTTGCATACTGCTTCCTGGCAGCCTGGTTTTGCTTACAACATCCCGGCTACCAAACTGATCCAGATTGATATTGATGCTTCCGAAATCGCCAGAAACTATCCGGTCGATATGGGAGTTGTAGGTGATATCAAGACCGTTCTTGGTCAGTTAATTGAAAAAGCTAAGGAACTTAATGAGCCTGGTAAATATGATGTTTGGTTTAAAGAATTAAATGGATACAAGAAGCAATGGGATGATTTTGTAACACCGTTTAAAACTTGTGATGACAAACCCATTGATCCAAGACGGTTGATTTACGATATTCGCAAGGTTGCACCGAAGGATGCCATCATGTTCTCAGATGTAGGAAACAACCAGCCTTGGATTGAGGAGTTCTGGGGTTCTGAAGTCCCGGGAACCCACTTTACGGCCGGTGGATTTGCTGCTATGGGATTTGGCGTTTGTGGTGTTCTCGGTGCTAAATTAGCCAGACCTGAAACAACATGTATTAATGTTTGTGGTGATGGCGGCTTCTTAATGATGCCTCATGCTGTAGCAACCGCTGTTCAATATAATCTACCTGCTGTCTGGATTATTATGAACAACTATGCCATCGGCGCAATTCGTGACTTGCAGAGATTCTACTTTGGCGGACGTCAGATTGGCACCAACTTCGAAACCTATGAAGGCACAAAATATCACGATGGTGAACTTTGGAACCCGGATTTCGCAGCAATGGCTAAGTCCATGGGTGGCGAAGGCGTGCGCGTAGAAAATCCCGGAGACATTGCTCCTGCAGTGGAAGCAGCAATCAAGAGCCAGAAGCCCACTGTCATTGATGTGATCATTAACCGGGATATTCCAGTTCCTCTTACCAGTACGTGGCAAATGCCTCCTATTCCTCCCGCATTGCCTACTTTTGGCAAGATTAAAATACGCTAA
- a CDS encoding xanthine dehydrogenase family protein molybdopterin-binding subunit gives MIKKGRGLASVFYPTGFNGGGDAETVSMRVKRDGCIDITNTISDLGQGLKMVTIQIAAETLGIGLENFTHDNTNTDTCSYSIGAAGSRSTYTVGNATIDAGKKLIELLKSYGAGMLHCDVSEVQYEKGKVFKESDPSQAVTLKDIGGDANPSGVPLIVAGGFRPPVAPYDPETGKGLPSRTVGWGATVADVEVDDETGIVKVENLYTCYDIGTVINRLSAQGQVDGGDIMGIGMALFEDLTPNYPESIDMQTSNYTDYIIPTFMDMPKHSEVQFHESYDPYGPYGAKGLGEMVNNTQPAAIVNAIYDAVGVLVESIPATPEKILRLLEEKGK, from the coding sequence ATGATTAAAAAAGGAAGAGGGTTAGCATCTGTTTTCTATCCCACAGGTTTTAATGGTGGAGGGGATGCCGAAACCGTTTCCATGCGGGTTAAAAGGGATGGTTGTATTGACATTACCAATACTATTTCCGATCTGGGTCAAGGTCTAAAAATGGTGACGATACAAATTGCCGCAGAAACTCTGGGAATTGGCCTGGAAAACTTTACGCACGATAATACGAACACGGACACTTGTTCCTATAGTATAGGCGCAGCCGGAAGCCGGTCAACCTACACAGTAGGAAATGCAACAATTGATGCGGGAAAAAAACTCATAGAATTATTAAAGTCTTATGGGGCCGGTATGCTGCATTGCGATGTTTCAGAAGTGCAGTATGAAAAGGGCAAAGTGTTTAAAGAAAGCGATCCCTCACAGGCTGTAACATTGAAAGACATTGGAGGAGATGCCAACCCTAGTGGTGTACCGCTGATTGTTGCAGGAGGCTTTCGCCCCCCGGTTGCGCCGTACGATCCGGAAACAGGCAAGGGGCTTCCAAGCCGTACCGTGGGATGGGGTGCGACTGTTGCAGATGTCGAAGTTGACGATGAGACAGGTATTGTAAAAGTAGAAAATTTATATACCTGCTATGATATTGGGACGGTAATTAATCGTCTGTCGGCTCAAGGACAGGTTGATGGCGGTGACATCATGGGTATAGGTATGGCCCTGTTCGAAGACCTTACTCCGAATTACCCGGAGAGCATTGATATGCAAACATCCAATTATACTGACTATATCATACCGACTTTTATGGATATGCCCAAACATAGTGAAGTACAGTTTCATGAGAGCTATGATCCATACGGGCCATATGGGGCCAAAGGACTTGGTGAGATGGTTAACAATACACAACCTGCTGCCATTGTTAACGCGATTTATGATGCAGTTGGTGTTTTGGTGGAATCAATTCCGGCTACTCCGGAAAAGATTTTACGTTTATTAGAGGAAAAAGGGAAATAA